The following are encoded together in the Maniola jurtina chromosome 27, ilManJurt1.1, whole genome shotgun sequence genome:
- the LOC123879086 gene encoding chorion class B protein PC10-like isoform X3, translating to MTFKAVLFVCAQAIVMQSIAGQCISAGWAGAPWGGCGAPCGGIYGTELIATPAFSGGALPVASASAIPPNGVSVLSENAYAGELAVRGALPFLGTAALEGVLPTAGAGAVAYGCGNGEVAMLTEGIGAAGIAGPLGYGAALGPYGYGYDGLGYGAGIGSLGYGYGYDGLARGGCGYGRAFI from the exons ATGACCTTCAAAGCTGTGCTTTTCGTTTGCGCCCAGGCTATTGTGATGCAG TCCATCGCTGGACAGTGCATCAGCGCTGGCTGGGCCGGTGCTCCGTGGGGCGGTTGCGGGGCTCCGTGTGGTGGTATCTACGGTACTGAGCTGATCGCTACTCCTGCGTTTTCCGGCGGCGCCCTGCCAGTGGCCAGCGCCTCCGCTATCCCACCGAACGGAGTTTCCGTGCTATCTGAGAACGCTTATGCAGGAGAGCTCGCTGTCCGCGGCGCTCTGCCGTTCTTGGGAACTGCGGCTCTAGAGGGCGTCCTGCCGACTGCTGGTGCTGGTGCGGTCGCGTACGGTTGCGGCAACGGAGAGGTCGCTATGTTGACTGAGGGCATTGGCGCTGCTGGTATCGCTGGCCCGCTCGGCTATGGCGCCGCTCTTGGTCCCTACGGCTACGGCTATGACGGTCTGGGCTATGGCGCCGGTATTGGCTCATTGGGCTACGGCTACGGCTATGATGGTCTAGCTCGCGGTGGGTGCGGATACGGACGTGCTTTCATCTAA
- the LOC123879086 gene encoding chorion class B protein PC10-like isoform X7 encodes MVFKAVLFVCAQALVMQSIAGQCIGAGWAGALWGGCGAPCGGIYGAELVATPAFSGGALPVASASAIPPNGVSVLSENAYAGELAVRGALPFLGTAALEGVLPTAGAGAVAYGCGNGEVAMLTEGIGAAGIAGPLGYGAALGPYGYGYDGLGYGAGIGSLGYGYGYDGLARGGCGYGRAFI; translated from the exons ATGGTCttcaaagccgtactttttgtCTGCGCTCAGGCTCTTGTGATGCAG TCCATCGCTGGACAGTGCATCGGCGCCGGCTGGGCCGGTGCTCTGTGGGGCGGTTGCGGGGCTCCGTGTGGTGGTATCTACGGCGCCGAGCTGGTCGCTACTCCTGCGTTTTCCGGCGGCGCCCTGCCAGTGGCCAGCGCCTCCGCTATCCCACCGAACGGAGTTTCCGTGCTATCTGAGAACGCTTATGCAGGAGAGCTCGCTGTCCGCGGCGCTCTGCCGTTCTTGGGAACTGCGGCTCTAGAGGGCGTCCTGCCGACTGCTGGTGCTGGCGCGGTCGCGTACGGTTGCGGCAACGGAGAGGTCGCTATGTTGACTGAGGGCATTGGCGCTGCTGGTATCGCTGGCCCGCTCGGCTACGGCGCCGCTCTTGGTCCCTACGGCTACGGCTATGACGGTCTGGGCTATGGCGCCGGTATTGGCTCATTGGGCTACGGCTACGGCTATGATGGTCTGGCTCGCGGTGGATGCGGATACGGACGTGCTTTCATCTAA
- the LOC123879086 gene encoding chorion class B protein PC10-like isoform X4, which yields MIMIRISFFFCIKGNNLVIEPFSSLHSKNKQSKMVFKAVLFVCAQALVMQSIAGQCIGAGWAGAPWGGCGAPCGGIYGAELVATPAFSGGALPVASASAIPPNGVSVLSENAYAGELAVRGALPFLGTAALEGVLPTAGAGAVAYGCGNGEVAMLTEGIGAAGIAGPLGYGAALGPLGYGYGYDGLARGGCGYGRAFI from the exons ATGATAATGAtaaggatttcgttttttttttgtataaaaggcAATAATTTAGTTATCGAACCATTCTCAAGTTTACACTCGAAGAATAAGCAATCTAAAATGGTCttcaaagccgtactttttgtTTGCGCTCAGGCTCTTGTGATGCAG TCCATCGCTGGACAGTGCATCGGCGCCGGCTGGGCCGGCGCTCCGTGGGGCGGTTGCGGGGCTCCGTGTGGCGGTATCTACGGCGCCGAGCTGGTCGCCACTCCTGCGTTTTCCGGCGGCGCCCTGCCAGTGGCCAGCGCCTCCGCTATCCCACCGAACGGAGTTTCCGTGCTATCTGAGAACGCTTATGCAGGAGAGCTCGCTGTCCGCGGCGCTCTGCCGTTCTTGGGAACTGCGGCTCTAGAGGGCGTCCTGCCGACTGCTGGTGCTGGCGCGGTCGCGTACGGTTGCGGCAACGGAGAGGTCGCTATGCTGACTGAGGGCATTGGTGCTGCTGGTATCGCTGGCCCGCTCGGCTATGGCGCCGCTCTTGGTCCC TTGGGCTACGGCTACGGCTATGATGGTCTGGCTCGCGGTGGATGCGGATACGGACGTGCTTTCATCTAA
- the LOC123879086 gene encoding chorion class B protein PC10-like isoform X10 translates to MSIKAVLFVCAQALVMQSIAGQCIGAGWAGAPWGGCGAPCGGIYGAELVATPAFSGGALPVASASAIPPNGVSVLSENAYAGELAVRGALPFLGTAALEGVLPTAGAGAVAYGCGNGEVAMLTEGIGAAGIAGPLGYGAALGPYGYGYDGLGYGAGIGSLGYGYGYDGLARAGCGYGRTFI, encoded by the coding sequence TCCATCGCTGGACAGTGCATCGGCGCCGGCTGGGCCGGCGCTCCGTGGGGCGGTTGCGGGGCTCCGTGTGGCGGTATCTACGGCGCCGAGCTGGTCGCCACTCCTGCGTTTTCCGGCGGCGCCCTGCCAGTGGCCAGCGCCTCCGCTATCCCACCGAACGGAGTTTCCGTGCTATCTGAGAACGCTTATGCAGGAGAGCTCGCTGTCCGCGGCGCTCTGCCGTTCTTGGGAACTGCGGCTCTAGAGGGCGTCCTGCCGACTGCTGGTGCTGGCGCGGTCGCGTACGGTTGCGGCAACGGAGAGGTCGCTATGCTGACTGAGGGCATTGGTGCTGCTGGTATCGCTGGCCCGCTCGGCTATGGCGCCGCTCTTGGTCCCTACGGCTACGGCTATGACGGTCTGGGCTATGGCGCCGGTATTGGCTCATTGGGCTACGGCTACGGCTATGATGGTCTGGCTCGCGCTGGCTGCGGGTACGGACGTACTTTCATCTAA
- the LOC123879094 gene encoding chorion class CA protein ERA.1-like, giving the protein MNTFAVLLLCVQACLVQNVWGQLIAPGCGGTYGLGAYGLADGIYGPGIGAYGLADRAYGLGVGAYGLADGVYGLGLGCGAAYGGEGIGDVAVAGTLPVEGRTLVAGQVPIMGAVEFGGVVPAAGGVSIAGSCGCGCRGPYLY; this is encoded by the exons ATGAACACCTTCGCTGTTCTGCTGCTCTGCGTCCAAGCTTGCTTGGTtcag AATGTTTGGGGCCAGCTGATCGCTCCCGGTTGCGGCGGCACTTATGGTCTTGGCGCTTACGGCCTCGCGGACGGTATCTACGGTCCCGGTATCGGCGCTTACGGCCTCGCTGACCGCGCTTACGGTCTCG GTGTCGGCGCTTACGGCCTCGCTGACGGCGTTTACGGCCTCGGCCTCGGTTGCGGCGCAGCTTACGGCGGCGAAGGCATCGGCGATGTAGCGGTCGCCGGTACACTGCCGGTGGAAGGCAGGACCCTGGTCGCCGGACAGGTGCCGATCATGGGCGCCGTGGAGTTCGGAGGCGTCGTGCCAGCCGCTGGCGGAGTGTCCATTGCCGGCAGCTGCGGCTGCGGCTGCAGGGGACC
- the LOC123879086 gene encoding chorion class B protein PC10-like isoform X1, translating into MIMIRISFFFCIKGNNLVIEPFSSLHSKNKQSKMVFKAVLFVCAQALVMQSIAGQCIGAGWAGAPWGGCGAPCGGIYGAELVATPAFSGGALPVASASAIPPNGVSVLSENAYAGELAVRGALPFLGTAALEGVLPTAGAGAVAYGCGNGEVAMLTEGIGAAGIAGPLGYGAALGPYGYGYDGLGYGAGIGSLGYGYGYDGLARAGCGYGRTFI; encoded by the exons ATGATAATGAtaaggatttcgttttttttttgtataaaaggcAATAATTTAGTTATCGAACCATTCTCAAGTTTACACTCGAAGAATAAGCAATCTAAAATGGTCttcaaagccgtactttttgtTTGCGCTCAGGCTCTTGTGATGCAG TCCATCGCTGGACAGTGCATCGGCGCCGGCTGGGCCGGCGCTCCGTGGGGCGGTTGCGGGGCTCCGTGTGGCGGTATCTACGGCGCCGAGCTGGTCGCCACTCCTGCGTTTTCCGGCGGCGCCCTGCCAGTGGCCAGCGCCTCCGCTATCCCACCGAACGGAGTTTCCGTGCTATCTGAGAACGCTTATGCAGGAGAGCTCGCTGTCCGCGGCGCTCTGCCGTTCTTGGGAACTGCGGCTCTAGAGGGCGTCCTGCCGACTGCTGGTGCTGGCGCGGTCGCGTACGGTTGCGGCAACGGAGAGGTCGCTATGCTGACTGAGGGCATTGGTGCTGCTGGTATCGCTGGCCCGCTCGGCTATGGCGCCGCTCTTGGTCCCTACGGCTACGGCTATGACGGTCTGGGCTATGGCGCCGGTATTGGCTCATTGGGCTACGGCTACGGCTATGATGGTCTGGCTCGCGCTGGCTGCGGGTACGGACGTACTTTCATCTAA
- the LOC123879086 gene encoding chorion class B protein PC10-like isoform X6, protein MSIKAVLFVCAQALVMQSIAGQCYAGAPLGAIGAPWGAIGAPWNGVCGAELIATPAFSGGALPVASASAIPPNGVSVLSENAYAGELAVRGALPFLGTAALEGVLPTAGAGAVAYGCGNGEVAMLTEGIGAAGIAGPLGYGAALGPYGYGYDGLGYGAGIGSLGYGYGYDGLARGGCGYGRAFI, encoded by the coding sequence TCCATCGCTGGACAGTGCTATGCCGGGGCTCCGTTGGGTGCTATCGGCGCTCCGTGGGGCGCTATCGGGGCTCCGTGGAACGGAGTCTGCGGCGCCGAGCTGATCGCCACTCCTGCGTTTTCCGGCGGCGCCCTGCCAGTGGCCAGCGCCTCCGCCATCCCACCGAACGGAGTTTCCGTGCTATCTGAGAACGCTTATGCAGGAGAGCTCGCTGTCCGCGGCGCTCTGCCGTTCTTGGGAACTGCGGCTCTAGAGGGCGTCCTGCCGACTGCTGGTGCTGGCGCGGTCGCGTACGGTTGCGGCAACGGAGAGGTCGCTATGTTGACTGAGGGCATTGGTGCTGCTGGTATCGCTGGCCCGCTCGGCTATGGCGCCGCTCTTGGTCCCTACGGCTACGGCTATGACGGTCTGGGCTATGGCGCCGGTATTGGCTCATTGGGCTACGGCTACGGCTATGATGGTCTGGCTCGCGGTGGTTGCGGGTATGGACGTGCTTTCATCTAA
- the LOC123879086 gene encoding chorion class B protein PC10-like isoform X2, translating to MTFKAVLFVCAQAIVMQSIAGQCIGAGWAGAPWGGCGAPCGGIYGAELVATPAFSGGALPVASASAIPPNGVSVLSENAYAGELAVRGALPFLGTAALEGVLPTAGAGAVAYGCGNGEVAMLTEGIGAAGIAGPLGYGAALGPYGYGYDGLGYGAGIGSLGYGYGYDGLARAGCGYGRTFI from the exons ATGACCTTCAAAGCTGTGCTTTTCGTTTGCGCCCAGGCTATTGTGATGCAG TCCATCGCTGGACAGTGCATCGGCGCCGGCTGGGCCGGCGCTCCGTGGGGCGGTTGCGGGGCTCCGTGTGGCGGTATCTACGGCGCCGAGCTGGTCGCCACTCCTGCGTTTTCCGGCGGCGCCCTGCCAGTGGCCAGCGCCTCCGCTATCCCACCGAACGGAGTTTCCGTGCTATCTGAGAACGCTTATGCAGGAGAGCTCGCTGTCCGCGGCGCTCTGCCGTTCTTGGGAACTGCGGCTCTAGAGGGCGTCCTGCCGACTGCTGGTGCTGGCGCGGTCGCGTACGGTTGCGGCAACGGAGAGGTCGCTATGCTGACTGAGGGCATTGGTGCTGCTGGTATCGCTGGCCCGCTCGGCTATGGCGCCGCTCTTGGTCCCTACGGCTACGGCTATGACGGTCTGGGCTATGGCGCCGGTATTGGCTCATTGGGCTACGGCTACGGCTATGATGGTCTGGCTCGCGCTGGCTGCGGGTACGGACGTACTTTCATCTAA
- the LOC123879086 gene encoding chorion class B protein PC10-like isoform X5, translated as MVFKAVLFVCAQALLIQSIAGQCYAGAPLGAIGAPWGAIGAPWNGVCGAELIATPAFSGGALPVASASAIPPNGVSVLSENAYAGELAVRGALPFLGTAALEGVLPTAGAGAVAYGCGNGEVAMLTEGIGAAGIAGPLGYGAALGPYGYGYDGLGYGAGIGSLGYGYGYDGLARGGCGYGRAFI; from the exons ATGGTCTTCAAAGCTGTACTTTTCGTCTGCGCTCAGGCTCTTTTGATCCAG TCCATCGCTGGACAGTGCTATGCCGGGGCTCCGTTGGGTGCTATCGGCGCTCCGTGGGGCGCTATCGGGGCTCCGTGGAACGGAGTCTGCGGCGCCGAGCTGATCGCCACTCCTGCGTTTTCCGGCGGCGCCCTGCCAGTGGCCAGCGCCTCCGCCATCCCACCGAACGGAGTTTCCGTGCTATCTGAGAACGCTTATGCAGGAGAGCTCGCTGTCCGCGGCGCTCTGCCGTTCTTGGGAACTGCGGCTCTAGAGGGCGTCCTGCCGACTGCTGGTGCTGGCGCGGTCGCGTACGGTTGCGGCAACGGAGAGGTCGCTATGTTGACTGAGGGCATTGGTGCTGCTGGTATCGCTGGCCCGCTCGGCTATGGCGCCGCTCTTGGTCCCTACGGCTACGGCTATGACGGTCTGGGCTATGGCGCCGGTATTGGCTCATTGGGCTACGGCTACGGCTATGATGGTCTGGCTCGCGGTGGTTGCGGGTATGGACGTGCTTTCATCTAA
- the LOC123879086 gene encoding chorion class B protein PC10-like isoform X9 gives MVFKAVLFVCAQALLIQSIAGQCIGAGWAGAPWGGCGAPCGGIYGAELVATPAFSGGALPVASASAIPPNGVSVLSENAYAGELAVRGALPFLGTAALEGVLPTAGAGAVAYGCGNGEVAMLTEGIGAAGIAGPLGYGAALGPYGYGYDGLGYGAGIGSLGYGYGYDGLARAGCGYGRTFI, from the exons ATGGTCTTCAAAGCTGTACTTTTCGTCTGCGCTCAGGCTCTTTTGATCCAG TCCATCGCTGGACAGTGCATCGGCGCCGGCTGGGCCGGCGCTCCGTGGGGCGGTTGCGGGGCTCCGTGTGGCGGTATCTACGGCGCCGAGCTGGTCGCCACTCCTGCGTTTTCCGGCGGCGCCCTGCCAGTGGCCAGCGCCTCCGCTATCCCACCGAACGGAGTTTCCGTGCTATCTGAGAACGCTTATGCAGGAGAGCTCGCTGTCCGCGGCGCTCTGCCGTTCTTGGGAACTGCGGCTCTAGAGGGCGTCCTGCCGACTGCTGGTGCTGGCGCGGTCGCGTACGGTTGCGGCAACGGAGAGGTCGCTATGCTGACTGAGGGCATTGGTGCTGCTGGTATCGCTGGCCCGCTCGGCTATGGCGCCGCTCTTGGTCCCTACGGCTACGGCTATGACGGTCTGGGCTATGGCGCCGGTATTGGCTCATTGGGCTACGGCTACGGCTATGATGGTCTGGCTCGCGCTGGCTGCGGGTACGGACGTACTTTCATCTAA